The following are encoded together in the Argopecten irradians isolate NY chromosome 5, Ai_NY, whole genome shotgun sequence genome:
- the LOC138322652 gene encoding ER lumen protein-retaining receptor 2 isoform X2 codes for MNIFRLAGDMSHLLAILLLLLKMWKTRSVAGISGKSQILFAMVFATRYLDLFTSFISVYNTSMKLFFIVSSFLTVYLMYFKFKATYDSNHDTFRVLFLIAPVGGLAFLVNHEFSPMEILWTFSIYLESVAILPQLFMVSKTGEAETITSHYLFALGSYRGLYLLNWVYRYYFDGFFDLIAVVAGVVQTVLYCDFFYLYITKVMRGKKISLPA; via the exons ATGAATATTTTTAGGCTTGCGGGGGATATGTCCCATTTATTAGCAATTTTATTGTTGCtacttaaaatgtggaaaacaaGATCTGTCGCAG GTATATCAGGGAAAAGCCAGATTCTGTTTGCTATGGTATTTGCAACCCGGTACCTTGATCTATTTACATCCTTCATCTCCGTATATAACACAAGCATGAAGCTGTTTTTCATCGTATCCTCCTTCCTGACAGTGTATTTGATGTATTTCAAGTTCAAGGCCACGTATGATAGTAACCATGACACTTTCCGAGTCTTGTTTTTAATTGCACCTGTTGGAGGTCTGGCTTTCCTCGTCAACCATGAATTTTCACCTAtggag ATTCTCTGGACATTTTCCATCTATCTCGAGTCTGTGGCCATCTTACCCCAGCTGTTTATGGTCAGTAAGACCGGTGAAGCTGAGACAATAACCAGCCATTACTTGTTTGCCTTGGGCTCCTACAGAGGGCTGTACCTCCTGAACTGGGTCTACCGATACTACTTTGACGGGTTCTTTGACCTGATTGCCGTTGTAGCGGGAGTTGTGCAAACCGTTCTTTATTGTGATTTCTTCTATTTGTATATCACAAAGG taatgCGAGGCAAGAAGATATCTCTACCAGCATAA
- the LOC138322652 gene encoding ER lumen protein-retaining receptor 2 isoform X1 has product MNIFRLAGDMSHLLAILLLLLKMWKTRSVAGISGKSQILFAMVFATRYLDLFTSFISVYNTSMKLFFIVSSFLTVYLMYFKFKATYDSNHDTFRVLFLIAPVGGLAFLVNHEFSPMEILWTFSIYLESVAILPQLFMVSKTGEAETITSHYLFALGSYRGLYLLNWVYRYYFDGFFDLIAVVAGVVQTVLYCDFFYLYITKGKGSLLFTNNEIVFKDAPLLEV; this is encoded by the exons ATGAATATTTTTAGGCTTGCGGGGGATATGTCCCATTTATTAGCAATTTTATTGTTGCtacttaaaatgtggaaaacaaGATCTGTCGCAG GTATATCAGGGAAAAGCCAGATTCTGTTTGCTATGGTATTTGCAACCCGGTACCTTGATCTATTTACATCCTTCATCTCCGTATATAACACAAGCATGAAGCTGTTTTTCATCGTATCCTCCTTCCTGACAGTGTATTTGATGTATTTCAAGTTCAAGGCCACGTATGATAGTAACCATGACACTTTCCGAGTCTTGTTTTTAATTGCACCTGTTGGAGGTCTGGCTTTCCTCGTCAACCATGAATTTTCACCTAtggag ATTCTCTGGACATTTTCCATCTATCTCGAGTCTGTGGCCATCTTACCCCAGCTGTTTATGGTCAGTAAGACCGGTGAAGCTGAGACAATAACCAGCCATTACTTGTTTGCCTTGGGCTCCTACAGAGGGCTGTACCTCCTGAACTGGGTCTACCGATACTACTTTGACGGGTTCTTTGACCTGATTGCCGTTGTAGCGGGAGTTGTGCAAACCGTTCTTTATTGTGATTTCTTCTATTTGTATATCACAAAGG GCAAAGGATCACTACTGTTTACAAATAACGAGATTGTTTTCAAGGATGCCCCCTTGCTGGAAGTTTAA